A portion of the Stigmatella aurantiaca DW4/3-1 genome contains these proteins:
- a CDS encoding ABC transporter ATP-binding protein, protein MPEPLLEVRGLKTRFSVEGGAVMAVDGVSFAIPAGGTLGVVGESGCGKSVTALSVMRLVPDPPGQVVGGEIRFQGRNLLALSEEEMRRVRGNHLAMVFQEPMTSLNPVYRVGEQIGEPLRLHQGLDRKRARLRAVEMLRQVGIPAPEQRVDAYPHQLSGGMRQRVMIAMALACGPQLLIADEPTTALDVTIQAQILDLLKRLQAERGMAVMLITHDLGVVAESCDAVVVMYAGRVVEQAPVKALFARPAHPYTAGLLRSIPSFQEVEAGGERKRLRAIPGMVPSLRRLPGGCRFRERCDRALEVCAQVDPLLELKREGQSAACHNPVPAP, encoded by the coding sequence ATGCCCGAGCCCCTTCTCGAAGTCCGTGGCCTGAAGACCCGGTTCTCCGTGGAGGGGGGCGCGGTGATGGCCGTGGACGGTGTGTCCTTCGCCATCCCGGCTGGGGGCACCCTGGGGGTGGTGGGAGAGAGTGGCTGCGGCAAGAGCGTCACCGCCCTCTCCGTGATGCGGCTGGTCCCGGACCCTCCCGGCCAGGTGGTGGGAGGGGAGATTCGCTTCCAGGGCCGGAACCTGCTCGCCCTTTCCGAGGAGGAGATGCGCCGCGTGCGGGGCAACCACCTCGCCATGGTGTTCCAGGAGCCGATGACATCGCTCAACCCCGTCTACCGGGTGGGGGAGCAGATCGGCGAGCCGCTGCGGCTGCACCAGGGCCTGGACCGGAAGCGGGCGCGGCTTCGCGCCGTGGAGATGCTGCGCCAGGTGGGCATCCCCGCGCCGGAGCAGCGCGTGGACGCCTATCCCCACCAGCTCTCTGGAGGCATGCGCCAGCGGGTGATGATCGCCATGGCCCTCGCGTGTGGTCCGCAACTGCTCATCGCGGACGAGCCCACCACCGCGCTGGATGTGACGATCCAGGCGCAGATCCTCGATCTGCTCAAGCGGCTCCAGGCCGAGCGAGGGATGGCGGTGATGCTCATCACCCATGATCTCGGCGTGGTGGCGGAGAGCTGTGATGCGGTGGTGGTGATGTACGCCGGCCGCGTGGTCGAGCAGGCACCGGTGAAGGCCCTCTTCGCGCGTCCCGCCCATCCGTATACGGCGGGCCTGTTGCGCTCCATTCCCTCCTTCCAGGAGGTGGAGGCGGGAGGGGAGCGCAAGCGGTTGAGGGCCATTCCGGGCATGGTCCCGAGTCTGCGCCGCCTGCCCGGGGGTTGCCGCTTCCGGGAGCGGTGTGATCGCGCGCTCGAGGTCTGCGCCCAGGTGGATCCTCTCCTGGAGCTCAAGCGCGAGGGCCAGTCGGCCGCATGCCACAACCCGGTGCCCGCGCCATGA
- a CDS encoding ATPase: MRKKIGELLVESGAVTEAQVRTAMAQKRNYGKGHRLGSVMVAMGLITPTQLARCLAVQFDMPFVELPEIPPQVMALLSLDFQAEHRIVPFRIEGEGKSERLHVAVEDPRDVALVDELRFQVRKPLRVYVAASDDIDNVLVQARGEKLDIVQATALEEDDGPMRIDRGADAVQGAWAGEGRPSAARAAPPILTPAPAIPPPPPKEASSDFIDDLLGTGSRAGGAPPPPEDPGLPRVPVVFFGGAAKNVKPPEPNRPPNFSEEDLQVLDNLERLSKGEEPITVTQKVMPAQMVAALIRLLINKGVIQEQEFLDELVRK, translated from the coding sequence ATGCGCAAGAAGATCGGCGAACTGCTCGTCGAGTCCGGGGCCGTGACGGAGGCGCAGGTGCGCACCGCCATGGCCCAGAAGCGGAACTACGGAAAGGGCCATCGGCTGGGCTCGGTGATGGTGGCGATGGGCCTCATCACGCCCACCCAGCTCGCGCGCTGCCTGGCCGTCCAGTTCGACATGCCCTTCGTGGAGTTGCCGGAGATTCCGCCCCAGGTGATGGCGCTGCTCTCGCTGGACTTCCAGGCCGAGCACCGCATCGTCCCCTTCCGCATCGAGGGCGAGGGCAAGTCCGAGCGGCTGCACGTGGCCGTGGAGGATCCCCGGGATGTGGCCTTGGTGGACGAGCTGCGCTTCCAGGTCCGCAAGCCGCTGCGCGTGTACGTCGCCGCTTCGGACGACATCGACAATGTGCTCGTCCAGGCCCGCGGGGAGAAGCTGGACATCGTCCAGGCCACCGCCCTGGAGGAGGACGATGGGCCGATGCGGATCGACCGGGGAGCCGACGCGGTCCAGGGCGCGTGGGCAGGGGAAGGCCGTCCATCGGCTGCCCGCGCCGCGCCGCCCATTCTGACGCCCGCCCCCGCCATCCCACCGCCTCCGCCCAAGGAGGCAAGCTCGGACTTCATCGATGACCTGCTCGGGACGGGGTCTCGCGCGGGGGGGGCACCGCCGCCCCCGGAGGATCCGGGCTTGCCCCGCGTGCCGGTGGTCTTCTTCGGGGGCGCCGCCAAGAACGTCAAGCCTCCGGAGCCGAACCGTCCTCCGAACTTCTCCGAGGAGGATTTGCAGGTGCTCGACAACCTCGAGCGTTTGTCCAAGGGGGAGGAGCCGATCACCGTCACCCAGAAGGTGATGCCCGCCCAGATGGTGGCCGCCCTCATCCGGTTGCTCATCAACAAGGGGGTCATCCAGGAGCAGGAGTTCCTGGATGAGCTGGTCCGGAAGTAA
- a CDS encoding general secretion pathway protein GspE has protein sequence MAQIKLGELLIKANVLQESQLKAALAEQAKWGGKLGEILVRMSLVSEDILVRALSKQLNIPAVNLDAVQMIPPHVRAKVPAQTARDFAVLPLQLRDDGKTLVVAVADPLNVRHLDELRAITRCRIVPNVAGRTSIARAFARLYEDGGELGDADTNFKVMDAQGRTLVKNMKDVEGAPAPQQAAAARPAASRPAPAEAPAARPASGSPAELLKTVEEVQRKEVAALKAMVELLIEKGIFTREEYIAKVKR, from the coding sequence ATGGCACAGATCAAGCTTGGCGAACTGCTGATCAAGGCGAACGTACTCCAGGAGAGCCAACTCAAGGCCGCGCTGGCGGAGCAGGCGAAGTGGGGTGGCAAGCTGGGAGAGATCCTGGTGCGCATGAGCCTGGTGTCCGAGGACATCCTGGTCCGAGCCCTGTCCAAGCAGCTCAACATCCCCGCGGTGAACCTGGACGCGGTGCAGATGATTCCTCCGCACGTGCGCGCCAAGGTTCCGGCGCAGACGGCGCGCGACTTCGCGGTGCTTCCGTTGCAACTCCGGGATGACGGCAAGACGCTGGTGGTGGCCGTGGCCGATCCACTCAACGTGCGCCACCTGGACGAGCTGCGCGCCATCACCCGGTGCCGCATCGTCCCCAACGTCGCGGGCCGGACCTCCATCGCGCGCGCCTTCGCCCGGCTCTACGAGGATGGCGGCGAGCTGGGGGATGCGGACACCAACTTCAAGGTCATGGACGCCCAGGGCCGGACCCTGGTCAAGAACATGAAGGATGTGGAGGGCGCGCCCGCGCCTCAGCAGGCGGCGGCGGCCCGGCCCGCGGCGAGCCGGCCTGCTCCCGCGGAGGCACCGGCGGCCCGGCCCGCCTCGGGCAGCCCGGCCGAGTTGCTCAAGACGGTGGAAGAGGTCCAGCGCAAGGAGGTTGCCGCGCTCAAGGCCATGGTGGAGTTGCTCATCGAGAAGGGCATCTTCACGCGTGAGGAGTACATCGCCAAGGTCAAGCGGTAG
- a CDS encoding DUF4292 domain-containing protein produces MNRAAAAIFLVVVCSGCPKRIEFGPEGLIEDPEVLFQRTSRAQANVLTLQGDAKIRVASPQGNGTLSMFVAISRPGLVHLETSDFFNRPVAALVSDGQRFGLYQTEGNVFYQGPASPQNVSRFLPVVLPSEELVAVMLGQVPFIPAERKTLTLDTGKRVYVLTLYRGEVTQTLHIHPKYHRVVRSEVRGRPGYDLAFEDFKEKGNQVFPTQVELVAEVAQTELRLRYSDVTLNAPPDLTLFELTPPEGARVVEVDERGREVSPAPPPPEGGPPGA; encoded by the coding sequence ATGAACCGCGCAGCCGCAGCAATCTTCCTGGTCGTCGTCTGTTCGGGGTGCCCCAAGCGCATCGAGTTCGGTCCAGAAGGTCTCATTGAGGACCCGGAAGTCCTCTTCCAGCGGACCTCCCGGGCGCAGGCCAATGTGCTGACGCTCCAGGGGGACGCGAAAATCCGGGTGGCCTCACCCCAGGGCAATGGCACCCTGTCCATGTTCGTGGCCATTTCCCGGCCGGGCCTGGTTCACCTGGAGACCTCCGACTTCTTCAACCGGCCGGTGGCGGCCCTCGTGTCGGATGGCCAACGCTTTGGCCTGTATCAGACGGAGGGCAATGTTTTCTACCAGGGGCCCGCCAGCCCCCAGAACGTCTCCCGGTTCCTTCCGGTGGTGCTGCCGAGCGAGGAACTGGTGGCCGTGATGCTCGGGCAGGTGCCGTTCATCCCCGCCGAGCGAAAGACGCTGACGTTGGACACGGGCAAGCGTGTTTATGTGCTCACCCTCTACCGGGGCGAGGTGACGCAGACGCTCCACATCCACCCCAAGTATCACCGGGTGGTTCGCAGCGAGGTCCGGGGCAGACCGGGGTATGACCTGGCCTTCGAGGACTTCAAGGAGAAGGGAAATCAGGTCTTCCCTACTCAGGTGGAGCTGGTGGCGGAGGTGGCTCAGACCGAGCTGCGGCTGCGCTACAGCGATGTGACACTCAACGCGCCACCGGACCTGACCCTCTTCGAACTGACTCCGCCCGAGGGAGCCCGCGTGGTAGAGGTGGACGAGCGCGGCCGGGAGGTTTCGCCCGCGCCTCCTCCCCCGGAGGGAGGGCCGCCCGGCGCCTGA
- a CDS encoding MotA/TolQ/ExbB proton channel family protein yields MSLTELLHYLRLGGVTMAVLLLASIVALGVAIERIIALWGVSENSRVLGETVHKHLLRGDLAAARTASERSKAAVADIFLAGFDRLERARLTGGGVESAVERERAQVGLRLRRNLWLLATIGSLAPFVGLFGTVAGIMRSFKDLGLDVESGGTGGTATVMTGISEALIATAVGILVAVMAMVFYNYFQARLARVLVELRLLGDEFVELLRERPSPPAAPPSSPPEPAARGDASPA; encoded by the coding sequence ATGAGCCTGACCGAACTTCTCCACTACCTACGCCTCGGCGGCGTCACCATGGCCGTCCTCCTGCTCGCCTCCATCGTGGCGCTGGGGGTCGCCATCGAGCGCATCATTGCCCTCTGGGGGGTGAGCGAGAACTCTCGCGTCCTCGGAGAGACCGTCCACAAACACCTGCTCCGGGGAGATCTGGCCGCGGCCCGCACCGCCTCCGAGCGCTCCAAGGCCGCCGTGGCGGACATCTTCCTGGCCGGGTTCGACCGGCTGGAGCGGGCCCGGCTCACCGGCGGCGGCGTGGAATCGGCCGTGGAGCGGGAGCGGGCCCAGGTGGGGCTGCGGCTGCGGCGCAACCTGTGGCTCCTGGCCACCATCGGCTCGCTCGCCCCCTTCGTGGGCCTGTTCGGCACCGTGGCCGGCATCATGCGCTCCTTCAAGGACCTGGGACTGGATGTGGAATCCGGGGGCACTGGGGGCACGGCCACGGTGATGACGGGCATCTCCGAGGCGCTGATCGCCACCGCCGTGGGCATCCTCGTGGCCGTGATGGCGATGGTCTTCTACAACTATTTCCAGGCGCGCCTGGCCCGCGTGCTCGTGGAGCTGCGCCTGCTGGGGGACGAGTTCGTGGAGCTGCTCCGGGAGCGCCCCAGCCCCCCCGCCGCGCCGCCCTCCTCTCCCCCCGAGCCCGCCGCCCGCGGCGACGCCTCTCCCGCCTGA
- a CDS encoding ExbD/TolR family protein — MAMGKIPGNDDEGSEGVFAEINITPLTDLFLVLLIIFMVTSTVIVQQGPGGGAKAGLKVNLPKGGAADVTARSTDLSVAVLANGQYVLGGNVVTEDELRGAFDKAKADNPDTVVIVQADEGVSHGTVVQVMELAKRAGLGQLAIGVRDGD, encoded by the coding sequence ATGGCGATGGGAAAAATACCGGGGAACGACGATGAGGGCAGCGAGGGGGTCTTCGCGGAGATCAACATCACCCCCCTCACCGACCTCTTCCTGGTGCTGCTCATCATCTTCATGGTGACCAGCACGGTCATCGTCCAGCAAGGGCCTGGGGGCGGCGCCAAGGCGGGCCTCAAGGTGAACCTGCCCAAGGGAGGCGCCGCGGATGTCACAGCGCGCTCGACGGATCTGTCCGTGGCCGTGCTGGCCAACGGGCAGTATGTGCTGGGGGGAAACGTCGTCACCGAGGACGAGCTGCGGGGTGCCTTCGACAAGGCCAAGGCCGACAACCCGGACACCGTCGTCATCGTTCAGGCCGACGAGGGCGTGTCTCACGGCACCGTCGTGCAGGTCATGGAGCTCGCCAAGAGGGCAGGCCTGGGCCAGCTCGCCATCGGCGTGCGCGACGGAGATTAG
- the mgtE gene encoding magnesium transporter, whose product MSSQDSESISPHELRDAWPVLSLEERVESFKLVPHATADVFFLSLPAKEQAELILALPTGERRTWMRLLAPDDAVDVVQEANAEAKAALLAELDSTTRHEVMALLAYAEDEAGGLMNPRFARVRPDMTSDEAIRYLRQQTRQKGETVHEVYVLDAQQHLLGVVSLSQLFQAPPGMPISEFMVTKVFTVTEETDQEAVGRLFSRLGLMAIPVVDAENRMKGIITVDDIVQVMQEEATEDIQKVGGMEALDAPYFSVGFVAMLRKRAGWLLVLFLGEMLTATAMGHFEHEIARAVVLSLFIPLIISSGGNSGSQATTLIIRSLALSEVRLRDWWRVARREVVTGLLLGAILGGVGLCRVVVWQYLFQSYGEHFFRVALTVGMSLVGVVLWGTLTGAMLPFALRRAGFDPASASAPFVATLVDVSGLVIYFTVASLILRGALL is encoded by the coding sequence ATGTCGAGCCAGGATTCCGAGTCCATTTCCCCCCATGAGCTGAGGGATGCCTGGCCGGTGCTGTCGCTCGAAGAGCGGGTGGAGAGTTTCAAGCTGGTCCCGCATGCCACGGCCGATGTCTTCTTTCTCTCCTTGCCGGCGAAGGAGCAGGCAGAGCTCATTCTCGCCTTGCCCACGGGAGAGCGCCGGACGTGGATGCGGTTGCTGGCCCCGGATGATGCGGTGGACGTGGTGCAGGAAGCAAACGCGGAGGCCAAGGCGGCACTTCTGGCGGAGCTGGACAGCACGACGCGTCATGAGGTGATGGCCCTGTTGGCCTACGCGGAGGACGAAGCGGGTGGGTTGATGAATCCCCGCTTCGCCCGGGTCCGCCCGGACATGACCAGTGACGAGGCGATCCGTTACCTGAGACAGCAGACGCGTCAGAAGGGCGAGACGGTCCATGAGGTCTATGTCTTGGATGCGCAGCAGCACCTGCTGGGGGTGGTGTCCCTGAGCCAACTCTTTCAGGCGCCCCCAGGCATGCCCATCTCCGAGTTCATGGTGACCAAAGTGTTCACTGTGACCGAGGAGACAGATCAGGAAGCCGTGGGGCGGCTCTTTTCCCGGCTTGGGCTGATGGCCATCCCGGTGGTGGATGCCGAGAACAGGATGAAGGGAATCATCACCGTGGATGACATTGTCCAGGTGATGCAGGAGGAGGCCACGGAAGACATTCAAAAGGTGGGAGGAATGGAGGCGCTGGACGCGCCCTACTTCTCGGTGGGCTTTGTCGCCATGCTGCGGAAAAGGGCGGGCTGGTTGCTGGTGCTCTTTCTGGGGGAGATGCTCACCGCCACGGCCATGGGCCATTTCGAGCATGAGATTGCCCGCGCGGTGGTGCTCAGCCTCTTCATTCCCCTCATCATCAGCTCGGGCGGCAATTCTGGCAGTCAGGCCACCACGCTGATCATCCGCTCGCTGGCGCTCTCCGAGGTGCGCCTCCGGGACTGGTGGCGCGTGGCACGGCGCGAGGTGGTCACGGGGCTCCTCCTGGGCGCCATCCTGGGGGGGGTGGGGCTCTGCCGCGTCGTGGTGTGGCAGTACCTCTTTCAGAGCTATGGCGAGCACTTCTTCCGGGTGGCGCTGACGGTGGGCATGTCCCTCGTGGGGGTGGTCCTTTGGGGGACGCTCACCGGCGCCATGCTGCCGTTCGCGCTGAGGCGGGCGGGGTTCGATCCGGCCAGTGCCTCGGCGCCCTTCGTGGCCACGCTGGTGGATGTGTCGGGCCTCGTCATCTACTTCACCGTGGCCAGCCTCATCCTGCGCGGCGCGCTGCTCTAA
- a CDS encoding HAMP domain-containing sensor histidine kinase produces the protein MRLAQRLFISHFLLTAVLLGAAGFAGVALVRITALLTSVREEQFGTLQEEETLHQAAWEVEVAARQGILACEQGPSAGRNVAGAMRSNLVELDRLLAEHHTAVSPGLLQAAKDYRDYAQQVAQGDACSLLLSPERREQRLVFDQRLTEAWISSIHALHQAVKEREAEAYAIGATAIVVGGVLGGFALLAAWGVARWVARGVAHPLALLTAQAHRVGQGDFTPLHPVKGPDEVQTLSTELERMRERLGELGRLKDAFVASVSHDLRTPLTRLRAALGLMADGTAGPLTEQQQRMLTLARSACEREIRLVTALLDMSRMKSGKALRFESGCKLDDILQRALENVQAEADEAGVPLKLEAEGHLPPATLDAVLIERALTNLLSNAIRASSQGQRVHVVCSLSGQGPPAPSGPGPWARILVRDEGPGVPQEVRSRLFEPFFTRPVGTRGAPPGIGLGLPLAREMMRAHGGDVALLEAPPPGATFALWVALDRAGASPSPSPPPGDPLPPRTA, from the coding sequence ATGCGACTCGCCCAGCGCCTCTTCATTTCCCATTTCCTGCTGACCGCCGTCCTGCTGGGCGCGGCGGGCTTCGCGGGGGTGGCGTTGGTGCGAATCACCGCCCTCCTCACCTCCGTCCGGGAGGAACAATTCGGCACCCTCCAGGAGGAGGAAACCCTCCACCAGGCAGCCTGGGAGGTGGAGGTCGCTGCCCGGCAGGGCATCCTCGCCTGTGAGCAAGGCCCGTCCGCCGGGCGCAACGTGGCGGGCGCCATGCGGTCCAACCTCGTGGAACTCGACCGCCTGCTCGCGGAGCACCACACCGCCGTCTCCCCAGGCCTTCTTCAGGCCGCGAAGGACTACAGGGACTATGCCCAGCAAGTCGCCCAGGGCGACGCCTGTTCTCTTCTGCTCTCCCCCGAGCGTCGCGAGCAGCGCCTCGTCTTTGACCAGCGCCTCACGGAGGCGTGGATCTCCAGCATCCACGCCCTGCACCAGGCCGTGAAGGAGCGCGAGGCCGAGGCCTACGCCATTGGGGCGACCGCCATCGTGGTGGGCGGGGTGCTGGGAGGCTTCGCCCTGCTCGCCGCCTGGGGCGTGGCCCGCTGGGTGGCCCGGGGGGTCGCCCACCCCCTGGCCCTGCTGACCGCCCAGGCCCATCGGGTGGGCCAGGGCGACTTCACCCCTTTGCACCCGGTGAAGGGGCCAGACGAAGTCCAGACCCTCTCGACGGAGCTGGAGCGGATGCGCGAGCGCCTCGGGGAACTCGGCCGCCTGAAAGATGCCTTCGTGGCCTCGGTGTCCCATGATCTGCGAACGCCCCTGACCCGGCTCAGGGCGGCGCTGGGCCTCATGGCCGATGGCACCGCCGGCCCTCTGACCGAGCAGCAGCAACGGATGCTCACGTTGGCCCGCAGCGCGTGTGAGCGGGAGATTCGCCTCGTCACGGCCTTGCTCGACATGTCTCGGATGAAGTCGGGCAAGGCCCTGCGGTTTGAATCCGGCTGCAAGCTGGATGACATCCTCCAGCGGGCCCTCGAAAACGTGCAGGCGGAGGCGGACGAAGCCGGTGTCCCACTGAAGCTGGAGGCCGAGGGCCACCTCCCTCCCGCCACGCTCGATGCCGTCCTCATCGAGCGTGCGCTCACCAACCTGCTCAGCAACGCCATCCGAGCATCCTCCCAGGGGCAACGGGTGCACGTAGTGTGCTCCCTCTCCGGGCAGGGCCCTCCGGCCCCAAGCGGGCCTGGCCCCTGGGCCCGGATCCTCGTGCGAGACGAGGGGCCGGGGGTTCCTCAGGAGGTGCGCTCCCGCCTCTTCGAGCCCTTCTTCACCCGGCCCGTGGGCACCCGGGGCGCCCCTCCAGGCATCGGCCTGGGATTGCCCCTGGCGCGGGAGATGATGCGCGCCCATGGGGGCGATGTCGCACTGCTCGAGGCGCCCCCCCCGGGAGCCACCTTTGCCCTCTGGGTCGCGCTCGATCGCGCTGGCGCCTCCCCCTCCCCTTCGCCTCCTCCAGGCGACCCACTCCCTCCGAGAACCGCATGA
- a CDS encoding sigma-54-dependent transcriptional regulator gives MSRPPLSAATAGHVLVADDDLELCEIITLRLQAHGMRVSSVSTGPQALTAIERGDVDAMVLDLRLGDSDGLEVLAQARERALDLPVVVLTAHGTIETAVEAMSRGAYGFLTKPFQDHELVQKLRHALERSALRREVADLRRIVAGGPRERLSGSSAAITRVREDIARVAPSEASVLLLGESGTGKELAARLLHALSRRAEGPFVAINCGALPPELLESELFGHVEGAFTAATQAREGLFGAARGGTLFLDEVGETPARVQIKLLRVLQERRYTRLGSNTGEEVDVRVVAATNRDLREEVEERRFREDLYYRLCVVPIVMPPLRERAEDIPVLAQLFLERAATRNGLRVPRMDGKALQALQAYPWPGNVRELANIMEAAVLLSPTEELRGEHLMHFVQRSQSPAPSIGGNPAVPAPPVPPGADTPLPTLREARDAFERGYLIDVLRRSGGNVSAAARMAGRNRTDFYELLRRHGLSAGDFKDAPFGTGR, from the coding sequence ATGAGCCGCCCTCCTCTTTCTGCCGCGACCGCTGGCCACGTCCTGGTGGCGGATGACGACCTGGAACTGTGCGAGATCATCACGCTGCGCTTGCAAGCGCATGGCATGCGCGTCTCCAGCGTGTCCACCGGTCCTCAGGCCTTGACTGCCATCGAGCGCGGCGACGTCGACGCCATGGTGCTCGACCTGCGGCTGGGGGATTCCGATGGTCTGGAGGTGCTGGCCCAGGCGCGGGAGCGGGCACTGGATCTGCCGGTGGTGGTTCTCACGGCGCACGGCACCATCGAGACCGCGGTGGAAGCCATGAGCCGCGGGGCGTACGGCTTTCTCACCAAGCCCTTCCAGGACCATGAGTTGGTGCAGAAGCTCCGGCACGCGCTCGAGCGCAGTGCCCTGCGCCGCGAGGTGGCCGACCTGCGCCGCATCGTGGCGGGTGGCCCCCGCGAACGGCTGAGCGGAAGCAGCGCGGCCATCACCCGCGTCCGCGAGGACATCGCCCGGGTGGCCCCCTCGGAGGCCTCGGTGCTGCTGCTTGGCGAATCAGGCACGGGCAAGGAGCTCGCCGCGCGGTTGCTGCACGCGCTGTCGCGCCGCGCGGAGGGGCCCTTCGTGGCGATCAACTGCGGCGCGCTGCCGCCCGAGTTGCTGGAGAGCGAGCTCTTCGGTCACGTGGAGGGGGCGTTCACGGCCGCCACCCAGGCACGCGAGGGGCTCTTCGGCGCGGCCCGGGGGGGCACCCTCTTTCTGGACGAAGTGGGCGAAACCCCTGCCCGCGTGCAGATCAAGCTGCTCCGGGTCCTGCAAGAGCGCCGCTACACCCGCCTGGGCTCGAACACCGGAGAAGAAGTGGACGTGCGGGTGGTGGCCGCCACGAACCGGGATCTGCGAGAGGAAGTCGAGGAGCGGCGCTTCCGCGAGGATCTCTACTACCGGCTGTGCGTCGTCCCCATCGTCATGCCACCGCTGCGAGAGCGCGCGGAGGACATTCCTGTCCTGGCACAGCTCTTCCTGGAGCGGGCCGCCACACGCAACGGGCTCCGCGTCCCCCGCATGGATGGCAAAGCCTTGCAAGCCCTCCAGGCATACCCCTGGCCGGGCAACGTTCGTGAGTTGGCCAACATCATGGAAGCCGCGGTCCTCCTCTCTCCGACCGAGGAGTTGCGCGGCGAGCACCTGATGCACTTCGTTCAGCGTTCACAGAGTCCCGCCCCGTCCATTGGCGGAAACCCGGCCGTGCCAGCACCACCTGTCCCACCAGGAGCTGACACACCCCTGCCGACCCTGCGAGAGGCACGTGATGCATTCGAGCGTGGCTACCTCATCGACGTGCTGCGCCGCAGCGGTGGGAACGTCAGTGCCGCCGCAAGGATGGCTGGCCGCAACCGGACCGACTTTTACGAGTTGCTGCGCCGCCACGGCCTGTCCGCTGGCGATTTCAAGGATGCCCCCTTCGGGACCGGCCGCTGA
- a CDS encoding STAS domain-containing protein, producing MPLTPPPHSPPQILEVNVDRIERIRDVLAMISLGEFDPTQHLIPIQEEDAFSSLEETINIFARQLYVSVRENEASIQKLDTIRKDLEEKLATIERQRVAIRNLSTPIIELWEDILTLPIVGAVDTQRSVEMTERLLQRIAQGKARCAIIDITGVEVVDTETANHFIKMVAAARLLGTYCVVTGISPFIAQTLSQIGVDLRSVKTLGSLKDGLRECFLYLRNPTAHRAVTLLDRKG from the coding sequence ATGCCCCTCACCCCGCCGCCACACTCCCCGCCTCAGATTCTCGAGGTCAACGTCGACCGCATCGAGCGCATTCGAGATGTCCTGGCGATGATCTCGCTGGGGGAGTTCGATCCCACCCAGCACCTCATTCCCATCCAGGAGGAGGACGCGTTCTCTTCCCTGGAGGAGACCATCAACATCTTCGCCCGGCAGTTGTACGTCTCCGTCCGGGAAAACGAAGCCTCCATCCAGAAGCTCGACACCATCCGGAAGGACCTGGAAGAAAAGCTCGCCACCATTGAGCGCCAGCGCGTGGCCATCCGGAACCTCTCCACCCCCATCATCGAGCTGTGGGAAGACATCCTCACGCTGCCCATCGTGGGGGCGGTGGACACCCAGCGTTCCGTGGAAATGACCGAGCGGCTGTTACAGCGCATCGCCCAGGGCAAGGCGCGCTGTGCCATCATCGACATCACCGGTGTGGAGGTCGTGGACACCGAGACGGCCAATCACTTCATCAAGATGGTGGCCGCGGCACGCCTGCTCGGCACCTACTGCGTCGTCACCGGCATCAGCCCCTTCATCGCACAGACGTTGAGCCAGATTGGCGTTGACCTCCGCAGCGTGAAGACACTCGGCAGCCTCAAGGATGGCCTCCGGGAGTGCTTCCTGTACCTGCGCAACCCCACGGCCCACCGCGCCGTCACGCTGCTCGACCGGAAGGGTTAG
- a CDS encoding MXAN_6652 family MXYO-CTERM-anchored protein, with translation MFGGSVSVRASSFAALGGVAMTLLSTVAIARSGGITGYSGQSGAICTNCHAVGATPPTVELVGPVEVLAGSVTSYSFVIRGGPGVRGGFNLSVNAAAAVLEPAPASGVKKVGTELTHTAAKNFASGEVRFDFQLTAPATAGTLTLYGAGNSVDGNGRNSGDGVAATTLAVTVLADDEGGTDAGTDAGIDAGSDAGEDAGTDAGVDAGPDAGEDAGTDAGVDAGTDAGEDAGADGGTDAGAGTDAGADAGTGGGSDAGPGTDPGPNEDDGGGCSSVGAMPVWMLALSVVGLRLRRRRRV, from the coding sequence ATGTTTGGAGGTTCTGTGTCTGTTCGTGCTTCTTCGTTCGCTGCCTTGGGCGGCGTCGCGATGACCTTGCTGTCCACGGTAGCGATTGCCCGTTCGGGCGGCATCACCGGTTACTCGGGCCAATCGGGTGCTATTTGCACAAATTGTCACGCGGTGGGGGCCACCCCGCCCACCGTGGAGTTGGTGGGGCCCGTGGAGGTGCTCGCAGGCTCGGTCACTTCGTACTCGTTTGTCATTCGAGGGGGCCCCGGGGTGCGCGGGGGCTTCAATCTGTCAGTGAACGCCGCCGCCGCCGTGCTTGAACCGGCCCCGGCTTCGGGCGTGAAGAAGGTGGGCACCGAACTGACCCATACCGCCGCAAAGAATTTCGCCAGTGGAGAGGTTCGCTTTGACTTCCAACTGACCGCACCTGCCACGGCGGGAACCCTCACCCTTTATGGCGCGGGCAATTCGGTCGATGGAAATGGCCGAAACTCGGGGGACGGCGTGGCGGCCACGACGCTGGCCGTGACGGTGCTTGCCGATGACGAGGGAGGCACGGACGCGGGCACGGACGCGGGCATCGATGCGGGTTCTGACGCAGGAGAGGATGCGGGGACCGACGCGGGGGTCGATGCAGGTCCTGACGCAGGAGAGGATGCGGGGACCGACGCGGGGGTCGATGCAGGGACCGACGCAGGAGAGGATGCGGGGGCCGACGGCGGCACCGACGCGGGGGCGGGAACGGATGCGGGAGCGGACGCGGGCACTGGAGGCGGTTCCGATGCGGGCCCCGGCACAGACCCGGGCCCGAATGAGGACGACGGAGGCGGTTGCTCCTCGGTGGGGGCCATGCCCGTGTGGATGCTGGCACTGAGCGTTGTCGGGTTGAGGCTGCGCCGCCGCCGCCGTGTTTGA